The following DNA comes from Desulfovibrio sp. X2.
GCCCGCCGCCTGGCTTCCGACCTGGGCGTCAAGCTCGAGCTCGTGCCCACGCAGTGGGACGGCATCATCCCGGCGCTCCTGACCGGCAAGTTCGACGTCATCATCGGCGGCATGTCGATCCGCGTCGACCGCGCCAAGAAGGTCAACTTCACCATCCCCTACAACTACACGGGCATGTCCATCGTGGCCAACAAGGAGAAGCTGCCGGGCAAGAGCAAGCTCACGGACTTCGACTCGCCCGACGTGACCATCGCCGCGCGCGCGGGCACCACCGCGGCCAAGGCCGTGGAGAAGATTCTGCCGAGGGCCAAGCTGCTGCTCTTCGCCGAGGAGCCGCAGGCCGTGCAGGAGGTGCTCTCCGGCCGGGCGCAGGCCTTCGCCTCCATGGCGCCCAAGCCCGCCTTCGAGGCCGTGGCCCATCCGGACAAGCTCTACCTGCCGTTCTCCGGCACCTTCACGCGCGAGCCCAATGCCATGGCCGTGCGCAAGGGCGACCCCGACACCCTGAACGTGCTCGACTCGTGGATCAGGGCCGTGGACGCCGAGGGCTGGTTCACGGAGCGCTTCCACTACTGGTTCGAGACCCGGGACTGGGCCAAGCAGCTGCCGCAGTAGCCGCGCGCGCCGCCCGGGCCCTGGGTCCGGGCGGCGCGGCCGGACAGCCGCGCCGATCCCCCAGAAATTCCCAAGACCCCATGGCCCCTCCCGCATCCTCGGTCCGCCCCGCACGGCTCGACGCCGTGCTCCTGCCCGCGCTCGCGGCCCTCGCCGGGCTCGGCCTGTGGCAGCTCGGGCGCGGGCTCGACTACCAGTGGCACTGGGGCGTGGTCTGGCACTCCTTCCTGCGCTACGACCCGCACAAGGGCTGGGTCGTGAACCTGCTCACGCAGGGTCTTCTGGCCACGCTCAGGCTCTCGGCCTGGAGCATGGTCCTGGCCCTTGCCGCGGGCACGGCCGCGGGCATCGCCTCGGCCACGGGCAGGCTCTTCTGGCGCATGTGGGCCAGGAGCTACGTGGAGCTCGTGCGCAACCTGCCGCCCCTGGTCCTGGTCTTCCTCTTCTACTTCTTCATCGGCGACCAGATCATGACCTGGCTCGGCGTGGACGAGCTGATGCGCTCCCTGCCGCGGGGCGCGGCAGGGGTGCTCTCCGTGGTCGCCGCGCCGCCGGACCGCTTCGCCTCGTTCCTCTCGGCCGTGCTCACCCTGGCGCTCTACGAGGGCGCCTACATCGCGGAGATCGTGCGCGCGGGCATCGAGTCCGTGCCCCGGGGGCAATGGGAGGCGGCCTACGCGCTCGGCCTCTCGCCCTGGCAGCGCCTGCGCCGGGTCGTCCTGCCCCAGGCCCTGCGCAGCGTGGTCCCGGCCCTGGCGGGGCAGTTCATCTCCACGGTCAAGGACTCGGCCATCGTCTCGGTCATCTCCGTGCCCGAGCTGACCTTCGAGGCCATGGAGATCATGGCCACCACCTATCGCACCTACGAGATCTGGCTCACGGTGCTCGGCGTCTACCTCGTGCTCTGCCTGGGGCTTTCGTGGGCCTCGCGCCGCGTGGAGACGGCCCTTGCGCGCCGCGGGGCCGCCGCGGCCTGAGGCGCCCGCGCCCCCGTTCCTTAGCTGTTGACACCGGCCCTCTGGTGTACCATCTTCAATCGGATCGTTGTCCGAACAAACAAGCGCGAGGATCAGCATGCCGAGCACCAAGATAAAGTTCTGGGGCCTTTCCACCTGCATCCACTGCGAGAAGGCCAAACGGTTCCTGGACGACCACGGCTACGCCTACGACCTGACCTACGTGGACCGCCTGACCGGCGACGAGCGCACCCAGACCATCGCCGAGATCAAGAAGCACAACGCCTCCCTGTCGTTTCCCACCATCCTCGTGGGCGACAAAGTCGTGGTCGGCTTCAACGAGTCCGAGCTCAAGACCGTCCTGGGCATCTAGGCGCATCCAGGGAGGGCGTTCATGACCGCGAAGGAACTGCGCGACAAGCTGGCTCCCTTGCAGGAGAAGCAGGGCTACCTCTTCAACGCCGACGAGACCTACACCATGCCGCTCCTCGAGAGCCTCCTGGTGAACAAGGAACGCTACGGCTACATGGCCTGTCCCTGCCGCCTGGCCTCGGGCGTGTACGAGAAGGACAAGGACGTCATCTGTCCCTGCGTCTACCGCGCGCCCGATGTCGAGGAATACGGCGCCTGCTTCTGCGCCCTCTACGTCTCCAAGGAATACCAGGACGGCGGCATCGAGCGCAAAACCGTGCCCGAGCGCCGTCCTCCCGAGAAGCTCCTGGAGGCGCTCGAGGCCTCCATGGGCTCCTAGAGCCGTCCCCCGTCCGCGCCCCGCTCCCGTGACGCGGCCGCGGACGGGAGCACGATCCACGCCATGAGCGAATACGACGCCACATCCACCACGGGCGCTTCCGTGGGCGTGGTCACGAAGCGTTTCGTGACCCTGGGCGAGCCGCCCCACGCCCTGCGCCTGCAGTGCGGCCGCGAGTTCGGCCCCTTCACCCTGGCCTACGAGACCTACGGCGAGCTCGCCCCCGGGGGCGACAACGCCGTGCTCGTCTGCCACGCCCTGACCGGCGACTCCCACGCGGCGGGCCTGTATGCCGCGGACGACGCCAAGCCCGGCTGGTGGGACATCATGATCGGGCCGGGCAAGCCCATCGACACCACCAAGTATTTCGTCATCTGCTCCAACGTCATCGGCGGCTGCATGGGCTCCTCGGGCCCGGCCTCGCCGCGCCCCGGCTCGGACGAGTTCTGGGGCATGGACTTCCCGGTGGTGACCATCGGCGACATGGTCTGCGCCCAGAAGCTTTTGCTCGACCACCTCGGCGTCACGCGGCTGCTCTCCGTGGTCGGCGGCTCGGTGGGCGGCATGCAGGTCCTCGAATGGTCCGTGCGCTTCCCGGAGATGGTGGCCTCGGCCGTGCCCCTGGCCACGACCACGGAGCACTCGGCCCTGGCCATCGCCTTCAACGAGGTGGCCCGCCAGGCCATCATGGCCGATCCCGACTGGCAGAACGGCGCCTACTACGGCGGCGCCTTCCCGGACTACGGCCTGGCCGTGGCGCGCATGATCGGCCACGTGACCTATCTTTCGGACGCGGCCATGCGCCGCAAGTTCGGCCGCAACCTCCAGGACCGCTGCGAGCTGAGCTACTCCTTCGCGCCCGAGGTCCCCGAGTTCCAGGTCGAGAGCTACCTGCGCCACCAGGGGAAGAAGTTCGTGGAGCGCTTCGACGCCAACTCCTTCCTCTACCTGACCAAGGCGGCGGACTACTTCAGCCTGGGCCGCGGCTGGGGCGAGGGCTCGCTGGTCACGGCCTTCTCGCGCGCCAAATGCCGCTATCTCGTGGCCTCCTTCACCTCGGACTGGCTCTATCCGACCTACCAGTCCAAGGCCATGGTCCAGGCCATGAAGAAGAACGGGCTCGAGGTCAGCTTCTGCGAGGTGGCCGCGGACCTGGGCCACGACGCCTTCCTGCTGCCGAGCCCGAGGCTCAACGAGTTCCTGACGGGCTTTCTTGCGAGCACGCTGGCCCGCGTGCGGGGAGGGACCGGTGCGCTTTGACCTTAGCGTCATCGCGAGCTGGGTCGAGCCCGGCGCGCGGGTGCTGGACCTGGGCTGCGGCACGGGCACGCTGCTCGAGCACCTGGTGCGCGAGCGCGGCGTGCGCGGCACGGGCGTGGAGCGCGACGAGGAGAAGGCCTCGGCGGCCATCGCCAAGGGGCTCTCCGTGATCCACGGCGACATCTTCGAGGAGATCGAGGACTACCCGGACAGGAGCTTCGACTACGTCATCCTCTCCCAGACCCTGCAGCAGGTCTACGAGCCCGCCCGGCTCATCGGCGAGATGCTGCGCGTGGGGCGGCGGGGCATCGTCAGCTTCCCCAACTTCGCGGTCTGGTACAACCGGCTCATGTTCCTCCTGCTCGGCCGCGCCCCGGTCTCGCGCGAGCTGCCCTTCGAGTGGTACGACACGCCCAACATCCGGGTCATCCCCATCAAGGATTTTCGCCGCTTCTGCCGCAAGAAGGGCTTCTTCGTGGACCGGGAGCTGACCATCACCACCCACCACCACGAGGAGACCGGCCGCGTGGTCACCTTCCTGCCCAACCTGCGCGCCTCCTACGGCGTGTACATGCTGGCCCGGGCCTGAGGCCCGCGTCCCCGGCGCCCGGCCGACCGGGGGAGCACGCCATGCCGCACGCACCCGGGCAGACCGCACCGCAGCCGCCCACGCCGGGCAGGCTCCCGGACGGGGAGGGCGCGGCCACCGGCCGCCTGCTGCTCCTCTGTCTGGCGGTCTTCGTCTGCTATCTCACGGTGGGCGTGCCCCTGCCGGTCATCCCGCTCTTCGTGCGCCACAGCTTGGGCTTCGGCGACATCCTGGTCGGCGTGGCCGTGGGCTGCCAGTTCTTCGCCACGGTCGGCACGCGCAAGTACGCGGGCGCGGTCTCGGACCGCGCGGGGCCGCACGTGGCCCTGCGCAAGGGGCTGCTCTTCTGCGCCGCGGCCGGGGCCTTCTACCTGGCCGCTGCCCTGGCCCCGGTCCATCCCGTGGCGAAGCTCGGCGTGCTGCTGCTCGGACGCCTCTGCCTCGGCGTGGGCGAGAGCCTCGTGCTCACGGGCATGGTCACCTGGGGGCTCGGCCTGTGCGCGCCGCAGAGCGCGGGCCGGGTCTTCGCCTGGGCCGGGGTGGCCGTGTACGGCGCCCTGGCCGCGGGCGCGCCCGTGGGCATGGCGCTCTTCCGTTCCCTGGGCTTCGCGGGCACGGCCCTGGCCATCACCGCGCTGCCCCTGGCGAGCCTCCTGCTCTGCCGCTCCATTCCCCCCGTCGCCCCGGTTGCCGGGCGGCGCTGGCCGTTCCTGCGCATCGTCGGCTTCATCTGGCGGCCGGGCGTGGCGCTCGGGCTGCAGGGCGTGGGCTTCGCGGGCATCGGGGCCTTCGTCTCGCTCTATTTCGGGAGCATGGGCTGGGCCCGGGCCGGGCTCGCGCTCACGGCCTTCGGCCTGTCCTTCGTCTGCGCGCGGCTCCTCTTCGGCCACCTGCCGGACCGCCTGGGCGGGCCGCGCGTGGCCCTGGCCTCCTTCGTCGTGGAGTGCGCGGGCCAGTTCCTGCTCTTCGCCGCGCCCGGCGAGCCCGTGGCCCTGCTCGGCGCCGCGCTCACGGGCTTCGGCTGCTCGCTCGTCTATCCCTCGCTCGGGCTCGAGGCCGTGCGCCTGACCCCGCCCGAGGCGCGGGGCACGGCCATGGGCGCCTTCGCGGCCTTCCAGGACGTGGCCTACGGCGTGACCGGCCCGGTCACCGGGGCCATCGCCGAGGTCATGGGCTACGGCTCGGTCTTCCTGACCGGCGCGCTCTGCGCCGTGGCGGGCTTCCTGATGGTCCTGCCCATGCTGCGCCGCGCGCGGGCCTGACCGCCGCGCGCCGTGGCGGGTCACGGACAAAAAAAGGCCGACGCAGGAAACCCGCCGTCGGCTTCACTTCGTTCCCCAGGGCGCTCAAAAAGCGCCGGATGCAAGGCGCAAGAAAAGTGCAAGCCCTCGCGTATTTCACATACGCGAGGGCTTGAACTTTTCACGGCAACGCAGCAGATGGCGCTTTTTCAGCGCCCTGGGACCAGGGCTTCCTTGAGGCAGCGGCCCAGCCGCTTGATGCCCTCGGCGATGCGCTCGGGCGTGGAGTTGGAGAAGTTCAGGCGGAAGCCGTTGTCCGTGCCGTCCACGTAGAAGGGCTTGCCCGGCACGAAGGCCACGTTGCAGGCGATGGCCTTGTCGAAGACAGCCACCGAGGAGACGTCAGCGGGCAGCTCGCACCACAGGAACATGCCGCCTTCGGGCGAGCTGGCCTGCACCTCCGCCGGGAAGTGCTCGCGGATGGCGTCCACCATGCAGTCGCGCCGCGCCTTGTACTCGCGGCGGATGACCTCGATGTGCGCGTCCAGGTCGTTGTCCGCGAGGAAGCGGGCCAGGATGCGCTGGGTCAGGGTGGAGGTGTGCAGGTCCGAGGCCTGCTTGGCCGTGACCAGATGGTGCATGAGCCCGGGCTTGGCCGCGACCCAGCCCAGGCGCAGGCCGGGCGAGGCGATCTTGGAGAAGGAGCCCATGAGCACGGCGCGCTCGTCGTCCAGGTAGGCGCGCACGGGCGGCATGTCCTGGCCCATGAAGCGCAGCTCGCCGTAGGGGTTGTCCTCGAGGAACACGGCGTGGTTGGCGGCCAGGAGGCGCGCCGTCTCCTGGCGCGTGGTCAGGTCCCAGGCGGTGCTGGCCGGGTTCTGGAAGGTGGGCACGGCGTAGAAGAGCCGCGCGCCCTCCTCCAGGCGCAGGGCGAGCTGCTCCAGGTCCGGGCCCGAGGGGGTCAGGTCCACGGTGCTGAAGTTGACGCCGAAGAGCGAGAAGCACTGGATGGCCCCGAGATAGCCGGGCCGCTCGATGAGCACGGTGTCGCCCTCGTCGAGCAGGACCTTGGCCACGAGGTCGAGCCCCTGCTGCGAGCCGGTGGTGACGAGGATCTCGTCGGCCGGGATGTCCAGGCCCCACTTGGTTTTGTAGCGGTCCGAGATGAACTGCCGCAGCGGCAGGAAGCCTTCGGTGGTGGAGTACTGCAGGGCCTGCGGCCCCTCCTCGGCGAGAACGGCCGCGGCCGCGTCGGAGAAGCCCGCGACCGGGAAGTGGTCCGGGCTCGGCAGACCGCCGGCGAAGGAGATGATCTCCGGACGCTGGGTGACCTTCAGGATCTCGCGGATGTAGGACCGATGAACGTTGGCCATGCGGCGGGAAAGACGCATGATTCGCTGCCTCCTGCGCTTTTAGGTGCACAAAACTCTGCACCCGGGCCGGGGGAAAGGCAACACAAGTATTGTCACCATGACGCCTTTGCTGGCGCGGTTTTCGGGGCGCGGTGCAGGGCCCGGCCAAAGGGGCGAGGCGGATGGTCAGCGGCGCGTCAGGCCGTACTTCTTGAGCTTGTACTGCAGCGTGCGGCGGCTGATGCCCAGGGCCTCGGCCGTCTTCTCGCGGTGGCCGCCGTGCGCCGCCAGGGCGCGGGCGATGGCCTCTCGCTCGGCGTCGTCCAGCGAGGGGTGGGCGGCGGGGGCGGAGACGTCGTCCACCTCTCCGGCCGCAGTGCCCGCCATGCTGCCCGCCGTGGGGCCGGGAACGGCGCCGGGAGCCGCGCCGAGGGGGGATGCTCCGCCAGGGAATGCCCCTTCCGGGGCTGACCCGCCCCAGGCGCGCACCAGCTGCGGGGGCAGGAGGTCGGGCGTCAGGGTGTCGGAGCGGGCCAGGATCAGGGCGCGCTCGAGCACGTTCTCGAGCTCGCGCACGTTGCCCGGCCAGCTCCAGGCGCGCAGGGCGTCCAGGAAGGAGGGGGACGGGTCGCGCACCTGCTTGCGGTTCTTCTCGCCCAGCTTGCGCAGCAGGTGGGCGGCGAGCAGGGGGATGTCCTCGGCGCGCTCGCGCAGGGGGGGAATGGTGATCTCGAGCACGGCCAGGCGGTAGTAGAGGTCCTCGCGGAAGCGCCCGGCCTCGGCCTCGGCCTTGAGGTCGCGGTTGGTGGCCGCCAGGATGCGCACGTCCACGGCCACGCCGCGCACGCCGCCCAGCGGCTCGACCACGCGCTCCTGCAGGGCGCGCAGGAGCTTGGCCTGCAGCGGCAGGGGAAGCTCGCCCACCTCGTCCAGGAAGAGCGTGCCGCCCTCGGCCAGCTGGAAGCGGCCGGGCTTGTCGCGCACCGCGCCGGTGAAGGCGCCGCGCACGTAGCCGAAGAGTTCGGATTCCAGCAGGTCGCCGGGCAGGGCCGCGCAGTTGACCTTGACCAGCGGCCCCTTGGCGCGGTGGCTGGCCGCGTGCAGCAGCTCGGCCACCAGCTCCTTGCCCGTGCCGGATTCGCCCAGGATGAGCACCGTGGCCTCGGAGGGGCCGACCTGGGCGATGACCTGGCGCAGCCGCTCCATGCCCGGTGCCTGGCCGATGAGCTCGGGGCCGCGCGCGAGCCCGGCGCGCAGGGCGGCGTTCTCGCGCAACAGCCGCGCGTACTCGAAGGCCTTGTCGAGCACCGCGGCCAGCTCCTCGTTGTCCGCGGGCTTGGTCAGATAGTCGTAGGCCCCGTGCTTCATGGCCTCCACGGCCGCGCCCACGGAGCCGAAGGCGGTCAGCATGATCACCGGCAGCCCGGGCCATTCGACCGTGATCTCGTGCAGCACGGTCGAGCCGTCCATGTCCGGCATGCGCATGTCCAGGAGCACCACGTCCGGCT
Coding sequences within:
- a CDS encoding arabinose transporter, with product MPHAPGQTAPQPPTPGRLPDGEGAATGRLLLLCLAVFVCYLTVGVPLPVIPLFVRHSLGFGDILVGVAVGCQFFATVGTRKYAGAVSDRAGPHVALRKGLLFCAAAGAFYLAAALAPVHPVAKLGVLLLGRLCLGVGESLVLTGMVTWGLGLCAPQSAGRVFAWAGVAVYGALAAGAPVGMALFRSLGFAGTALAITALPLASLLLCRSIPPVAPVAGRRWPFLRIVGFIWRPGVALGLQGVGFAGIGAFVSLYFGSMGWARAGLALTAFGLSFVCARLLFGHLPDRLGGPRVALASFVVECAGQFLLFAAPGEPVALLGAALTGFGCSLVYPSLGLEAVRLTPPEARGTAMGAFAAFQDVAYGVTGPVTGAIAEVMGYGSVFLTGALCAVAGFLMVLPMLRRARA
- a CDS encoding homoserine O-acetyltransferase, whose product is MSEYDATSTTGASVGVVTKRFVTLGEPPHALRLQCGREFGPFTLAYETYGELAPGGDNAVLVCHALTGDSHAAGLYAADDAKPGWWDIMIGPGKPIDTTKYFVICSNVIGGCMGSSGPASPRPGSDEFWGMDFPVVTIGDMVCAQKLLLDHLGVTRLLSVVGGSVGGMQVLEWSVRFPEMVASAVPLATTTEHSALAIAFNEVARQAIMADPDWQNGAYYGGAFPDYGLAVARMIGHVTYLSDAAMRRKFGRNLQDRCELSYSFAPEVPEFQVESYLRHQGKKFVERFDANSFLYLTKAADYFSLGRGWGEGSLVTAFSRAKCRYLVASFTSDWLYPTYQSKAMVQAMKKNGLEVSFCEVAADLGHDAFLLPSPRLNEFLTGFLASTLARVRGGTGAL
- a CDS encoding ferredoxin-thioredoxin reductase catalytic domain-containing protein, which gives rise to MTAKELRDKLAPLQEKQGYLFNADETYTMPLLESLLVNKERYGYMACPCRLASGVYEKDKDVICPCVYRAPDVEEYGACFCALYVSKEYQDGGIERKTVPERRPPEKLLEALEASMGS
- the metW gene encoding methionine biosynthesis protein MetW; protein product: MRFDLSVIASWVEPGARVLDLGCGTGTLLEHLVRERGVRGTGVERDEEKASAAIAKGLSVIHGDIFEEIEDYPDRSFDYVILSQTLQQVYEPARLIGEMLRVGRRGIVSFPNFAVWYNRLMFLLLGRAPVSRELPFEWYDTPNIRVIPIKDFRRFCRKKGFFVDRELTITTHHHEETGRVVTFLPNLRASYGVYMLARA
- a CDS encoding amino acid ABC transporter permease, coding for MAPPASSVRPARLDAVLLPALAALAGLGLWQLGRGLDYQWHWGVVWHSFLRYDPHKGWVVNLLTQGLLATLRLSAWSMVLALAAGTAAGIASATGRLFWRMWARSYVELVRNLPPLVLVFLFYFFIGDQIMTWLGVDELMRSLPRGAAGVLSVVAAPPDRFASFLSAVLTLALYEGAYIAEIVRAGIESVPRGQWEAAYALGLSPWQRLRRVVLPQALRSVVPALAGQFISTVKDSAIVSVISVPELTFEAMEIMATTYRTYEIWLTVLGVYLVLCLGLSWASRRVETALARRGAAAA
- a CDS encoding sigma-54 dependent transcriptional regulator, with protein sequence MSETRSVLVIDDEPSHRMMLRAVLEDRGWQVDEASGGREGLARLAESEPDVVLLDMRMPDMDGSTVLHEITVEWPGLPVIMLTAFGSVGAAVEAMKHGAYDYLTKPADNEELAAVLDKAFEYARLLRENAALRAGLARGPELIGQAPGMERLRQVIAQVGPSEATVLILGESGTGKELVAELLHAASHRAKGPLVKVNCAALPGDLLESELFGYVRGAFTGAVRDKPGRFQLAEGGTLFLDEVGELPLPLQAKLLRALQERVVEPLGGVRGVAVDVRILAATNRDLKAEAEAGRFREDLYYRLAVLEITIPPLRERAEDIPLLAAHLLRKLGEKNRKQVRDPSPSFLDALRAWSWPGNVRELENVLERALILARSDTLTPDLLPPQLVRAWGGSAPEGAFPGGASPLGAAPGAVPGPTAGSMAGTAAGEVDDVSAPAAHPSLDDAEREAIARALAAHGGHREKTAEALGISRRTLQYKLKKYGLTRR
- a CDS encoding PLP-dependent aminotransferase family protein: MRLSRRMANVHRSYIREILKVTQRPEIISFAGGLPSPDHFPVAGFSDAAAAVLAEEGPQALQYSTTEGFLPLRQFISDRYKTKWGLDIPADEILVTTGSQQGLDLVAKVLLDEGDTVLIERPGYLGAIQCFSLFGVNFSTVDLTPSGPDLEQLALRLEEGARLFYAVPTFQNPASTAWDLTTRQETARLLAANHAVFLEDNPYGELRFMGQDMPPVRAYLDDERAVLMGSFSKIASPGLRLGWVAAKPGLMHHLVTAKQASDLHTSTLTQRILARFLADNDLDAHIEVIRREYKARRDCMVDAIREHFPAEVQASSPEGGMFLWCELPADVSSVAVFDKAIACNVAFVPGKPFYVDGTDNGFRLNFSNSTPERIAEGIKRLGRCLKEALVPGR
- a CDS encoding glutaredoxin family protein, whose translation is MPSTKIKFWGLSTCIHCEKAKRFLDDHGYAYDLTYVDRLTGDERTQTIAEIKKHNASLSFPTILVGDKVVVGFNESELKTVLGI
- a CDS encoding transporter substrate-binding domain-containing protein; protein product: MTTGKRFPPLSRLGAPLLALALVLIMGLASALPAPAASVRQDLAAESTMEQVLRRGTLRVGMDTFEPWAMKDKDGNYIGFEIDVARRLASDLGVKLELVPTQWDGIIPALLTGKFDVIIGGMSIRVDRAKKVNFTIPYNYTGMSIVANKEKLPGKSKLTDFDSPDVTIAARAGTTAAKAVEKILPRAKLLLFAEEPQAVQEVLSGRAQAFASMAPKPAFEAVAHPDKLYLPFSGTFTREPNAMAVRKGDPDTLNVLDSWIRAVDAEGWFTERFHYWFETRDWAKQLPQ